In Rhizobium lusitanum, a genomic segment contains:
- a CDS encoding alpha-mannosidase, which produces MPLTIAQRLDRLKVRTAELSHWRVRTALAIENWTFEGAEIAIGQAWPHRNGVVHFASRAAVPADWPLEETRLQLDLGGESLITLAFAGGESESFGLDPYHQECPLKGRNFSIATDSVARFPFGEQNRQPKLNRAQLGWIDLPVHRLHLLMRQIVEAIEALGDHEVVPHMLDAAETALRSLDWPSATAPYIARTANAEQQQKIWQLPELAESPEGLSEEERATVAAAHDVLVAGLRALQQRYPQNGELLLTGHAHIDLAWLWPYDETRRKMRRTFHTALSLMERSPDFRFNQSTAHYYAQMEADDPVLLARIKEKVADGSWEVIGGMWVEPDTNMPTGESLVRQILYGQRYFEKTFGARHKVCWLPDCFGFSGALPQLLRQGGIESFFTIKVNWSETNRFPYDLFWWEGLDGSRVLAHVFDNPMEGYNGFVRPDCYLPTWKNFRAKTLHDTSLLAVGYGDGGGGVTPEMVEREEQLRDFPAIPKARWGKVGDFFTSAHRTAREKRLPAWSGEIYLELHRATLTSQSGVKRLHRRAERALITAETLGSIAHMAGAEAPRSLEADWRLTLKNEFHDILPGSSIREVYQDAERELSDVIDHAKAAQADAMGALISVLPKGNIADALVVANPSLDARPLRTTLADGTVLSTSDIIAPLSIQVLDRAALKPAGGLRAEAYRLENQHLVVVIGADGAVQSLVHKATGREALAEPANQLWIYPVDKPRNWDAWDIDADYPEKGVRLDRPESIALVESGPHRAAIKVVHRYRDSSVVQHYVLTANAKRLDIETHIDWHDRRTFLRALTPVAVRARTATFECAYGVVSRPTHTNTSWDAAMFEAVAHRFVDLSEPDFGVALLNDAKYGHSARGNVLGISLVRGPIYPDPLADEGEQQFTYALLPHAGEWHCGGVREEADDLNQPLVTASAANLAATTVAPVTIMGTPVALSAIKSAEEGGGLVLRVYEPAGRRGGLSIEPASGWHVAEAVNLMEEPAKRDAGPDILPFEVRSWKLKKA; this is translated from the coding sequence ATGCCGCTCACCATCGCCCAGCGCCTTGACCGTCTCAAGGTCCGTACCGCCGAACTCAGTCATTGGCGCGTGCGTACCGCGCTCGCTATCGAAAACTGGACCTTTGAGGGGGCGGAGATCGCCATTGGCCAAGCATGGCCGCATCGTAACGGCGTGGTGCATTTTGCCTCTAGGGCGGCGGTGCCCGCAGACTGGCCGCTGGAGGAGACGCGACTGCAACTCGATCTCGGCGGCGAGAGCCTGATCACGCTTGCCTTTGCGGGAGGGGAGAGCGAGAGTTTCGGCCTTGATCCCTATCATCAGGAGTGTCCGCTGAAGGGTCGCAATTTCTCGATCGCGACCGACAGCGTTGCCCGCTTTCCCTTCGGCGAACAGAACCGGCAGCCGAAGCTGAACCGTGCCCAGCTTGGCTGGATCGACCTTCCGGTGCACAGGCTGCATCTGCTGATGCGGCAAATCGTCGAGGCTATCGAAGCGCTTGGTGATCATGAAGTCGTGCCGCATATGCTCGATGCCGCCGAGACGGCGCTGCGCAGCCTCGATTGGCCATCCGCAACTGCTCCCTATATCGCACGCACTGCGAATGCCGAGCAGCAGCAGAAGATCTGGCAACTGCCGGAGCTCGCCGAAAGCCCGGAAGGACTGTCCGAGGAAGAGCGCGCCACCGTGGCGGCTGCCCATGATGTGCTGGTTGCTGGCCTCAGGGCGCTACAGCAGCGCTATCCACAGAATGGCGAATTGCTGCTGACCGGTCATGCCCACATCGATCTTGCCTGGCTGTGGCCCTATGACGAGACGCGCCGCAAGATGCGCCGTACCTTCCATACCGCCCTGTCGCTGATGGAGCGCTCGCCCGATTTCCGCTTCAACCAGTCGACGGCGCATTATTACGCGCAGATGGAGGCCGATGATCCCGTTCTGCTTGCCCGGATCAAGGAGAAGGTCGCTGACGGCTCCTGGGAAGTGATCGGCGGCATGTGGGTCGAGCCGGATACGAATATGCCGACCGGCGAAAGCCTGGTGCGGCAGATCCTTTATGGCCAGCGCTATTTCGAGAAGACTTTTGGCGCGCGGCACAAGGTCTGCTGGTTGCCGGATTGCTTCGGCTTCTCCGGTGCCCTGCCGCAACTGCTGCGTCAGGGCGGCATCGAGAGCTTCTTCACCATCAAGGTCAATTGGAGCGAGACCAACAGGTTTCCCTATGATCTCTTCTGGTGGGAAGGGCTCGACGGCAGCCGCGTGCTGGCACATGTCTTCGACAATCCCATGGAAGGGTATAACGGCTTCGTGCGGCCGGATTGCTACCTGCCGACCTGGAAGAATTTCCGCGCCAAGACATTGCACGATACGTCGCTTCTGGCGGTCGGCTATGGCGACGGCGGTGGCGGTGTGACGCCGGAAATGGTGGAACGTGAGGAGCAATTGCGCGACTTCCCGGCCATCCCGAAGGCGCGCTGGGGCAAGGTCGGCGATTTTTTCACCAGTGCCCACCGCACGGCCAGGGAAAAGCGGCTGCCGGCCTGGTCGGGCGAGATCTATCTCGAGCTGCACCGCGCGACGCTCACCAGCCAAAGCGGCGTTAAGCGGCTGCACCGCAGGGCCGAGCGAGCGCTGATCACTGCTGAAACCCTGGGCTCGATCGCCCATATGGCGGGAGCCGAAGCGCCGCGCAGCCTCGAGGCGGACTGGCGCTTGACGCTGAAGAACGAGTTCCACGATATCCTGCCGGGATCGAGCATCCGTGAGGTCTATCAGGATGCCGAGCGCGAGCTTTCCGACGTGATCGATCATGCCAAGGCGGCTCAGGCGGACGCCATGGGTGCGCTTATCTCGGTTCTGCCGAAAGGCAATATTGCGGATGCGTTGGTCGTCGCCAATCCGTCGCTGGATGCGCGGCCTCTGCGCACTACGCTCGCAGATGGCACGGTTCTGTCCACCTCCGATATCATCGCCCCACTCTCCATCCAGGTGTTGGACCGTGCCGCGCTGAAGCCGGCAGGCGGATTACGCGCCGAGGCGTACCGGCTGGAAAACCAGCATCTGGTCGTCGTCATCGGTGCCGATGGCGCAGTCCAGAGCCTCGTACACAAGGCCACCGGCCGCGAGGCGCTGGCCGAGCCGGCCAACCAGCTCTGGATCTACCCCGTCGACAAGCCGCGCAATTGGGACGCCTGGGATATCGACGCCGATTATCCGGAAAAGGGCGTCCGCCTCGACCGGCCCGAGAGCATCGCGCTTGTCGAAAGCGGTCCGCATCGCGCCGCGATCAAGGTCGTCCATCGCTACCGCGATTCCAGCGTCGTGCAGCATTATGTGCTGACCGCCAACGCCAAGCGACTGGATATCGAGACGCATATCGACTGGCACGACCGCCGCACGTTCTTGCGCGCGCTCACCCCGGTCGCTGTGCGCGCTCGCACCGCGACTTTCGAATGTGCTTACGGCGTCGTCAGCCGCCCGACCCACACCAATACGAGCTGGGACGCGGCGATGTTCGAAGCGGTCGCCCATCGCTTCGTCGATTTGAGCGAGCCGGATTTCGGCGTTGCCCTGCTGAACGATGCCAAATACGGCCATAGCGCTCGTGGCAACGTGCTTGGCATCAGTCTCGTGCGCGGGCCGATCTATCCTGATCCACTGGCGGATGAGGGCGAGCAGCAGTTTACCTATGCGCTGCTACCGCATGCAGGCGAATGGCATTGCGGCGGCGTGCGCGAGGAGGCCGACGATCTGAACCAGCCGCTGGTCACTGCGTCCGCCGCCAATCTCGCGGCAACGACGGTTGCCCCGGTCACGATAATGGGCACGCCGGTTGCGCTGTCTGCCATCAAGTCTGCTGAAGAGGGGGGTGGGCTTGTGTTGCGCGTCTACGAGCCGGCCGGTCGGCGCGGCGGATTGAGCATCGAGCCTGCAAGCGGCTGGCATGTCGCCGAAGCCGTCAATCTGATGGAAGAGCCCGCCAAGCGTGACGCCGGACCGGATATCCTGCCCTTCGAGGTCAGAAGCTGGAAGCTGAAGAAAGCGTAA
- a CDS encoding MFS transporter: protein MVAAFSGTPARFQKTTISIVVAVSGCHLLNDIMQSLLTSLYPMFRENYALDFVQIGLLTMMFQITASLLQPVVGIVTDKWPMPYSLPVGMISTFLGLIMLGYAGSFGMLLVAASLIGFGSAVFHPEASRVARLASGGRHGLAQSFFQLGGNAGSAIGPLIAAFFVLQHGQKSVAWLSILAVIGFIVLSWVGTWYVNHRRQHAARPAASRALPIARNKAIWALAILILLTATKNVYMASISSYFTFYVIDKFHLDVRDAQLMLFLFLGSVATGTILGGTFGDRFGARFVIWFSILGVIPFALLMPYADLFWTCVLTVVIGLVLASAFPAIVVFAQELIPGRVGLIGGIFFGFAFGAGGLGAALLGDFADTHGIPFVYMICSYLPLLGLFTIFLPRIPRH from the coding sequence ATGGTTGCGGCATTTTCCGGCACGCCGGCTCGATTTCAGAAGACGACAATATCGATCGTGGTGGCAGTCAGCGGTTGCCATCTCCTGAACGACATCATGCAATCGCTGCTGACCTCGCTCTATCCGATGTTCCGGGAAAACTACGCGCTCGATTTCGTCCAGATCGGGCTGTTGACGATGATGTTCCAGATCACGGCGTCGCTGCTGCAGCCGGTGGTGGGTATCGTCACCGACAAATGGCCGATGCCCTATTCCTTGCCGGTCGGCATGATCAGCACCTTCCTCGGGCTCATCATGCTCGGTTATGCCGGTAGCTTCGGCATGCTGCTGGTTGCCGCCAGCCTCATCGGTTTCGGCTCGGCGGTGTTTCATCCGGAAGCCTCGCGCGTGGCGCGGCTGGCCTCCGGCGGACGTCATGGCCTGGCGCAGTCGTTTTTCCAGCTTGGCGGCAATGCCGGATCGGCCATCGGACCGCTGATCGCCGCCTTCTTCGTGCTCCAGCATGGCCAGAAGAGCGTGGCCTGGCTTTCTATCCTGGCAGTCATCGGCTTTATCGTCCTGAGCTGGGTCGGCACCTGGTACGTCAACCATCGTCGCCAGCATGCAGCACGTCCTGCCGCCAGCCGCGCCTTGCCGATCGCACGCAACAAGGCCATCTGGGCGCTGGCGATCCTGATCCTGCTGACGGCGACGAAGAACGTCTATATGGCGAGCATATCCAGCTATTTCACCTTCTATGTCATCGACAAGTTCCATCTCGATGTGCGCGACGCACAGCTGATGCTGTTCCTGTTCCTCGGCTCGGTCGCGACCGGAACGATCCTGGGTGGCACGTTCGGAGACCGTTTCGGAGCACGCTTCGTGATCTGGTTCTCGATCCTCGGCGTCATTCCGTTCGCCCTGCTGATGCCCTATGCGGACCTTTTCTGGACCTGCGTGCTGACGGTGGTGATCGGGCTGGTGCTGGCCTCCGCGTTCCCGGCGATCGTGGTCTTCGCCCAGGAGTTGATCCCGGGCCGGGTCGGGCTCATCGGCGGCATTTTCTTCGGCTTCGCTTTCGGGGCGGGCGGACTGGGTGCGGCATTGCTCGGCGATTTCGCCGACACACACGGCATACCCTTCGTCTATATGATCTGCTCGTATCTGCCGTTGCTCGGCCTGTTCACGATCTTCCTGCCGCGCATACCAAGGCATTGA
- a CDS encoding AraC family transcriptional regulator, giving the protein MEKLSQQLLATVDNGHEQNMHWTEESNADVLVHSSEPRQGNIVPWHHHRRSQLLCVFAGVILIMTTRGRWMVPPGHALFIPAGLEHSVEMLSNVSMKSVYVMPHDPRPLDEAPRVVEVTDLARSLLLEAIRLREAPIGNRKAELVLSLLLEEISTLEERPLGLPFPSDRRLAALCRAYLANPTPNARLDDWAEKLAMSRRTFTRQFRRETGISFTTWRQQASVFACLPQLAEGQPVTNVALEAGYESAAAFTTMFRRMLGTSPRTYMVNRWSFDRA; this is encoded by the coding sequence ATGGAAAAACTCTCTCAACAATTGCTGGCAACCGTCGACAACGGCCATGAGCAAAACATGCATTGGACAGAGGAATCGAATGCGGACGTACTCGTCCACAGCTCCGAGCCGCGGCAGGGCAATATCGTGCCATGGCATCATCATCGTCGCTCGCAATTGCTCTGCGTCTTCGCCGGCGTCATCCTGATCATGACGACCCGAGGCCGCTGGATGGTGCCGCCCGGCCATGCCTTGTTCATTCCCGCCGGACTGGAACACTCCGTCGAAATGCTGAGCAATGTCAGTATGAAATCGGTCTATGTGATGCCGCACGATCCGAGGCCATTGGACGAAGCCCCCCGCGTCGTCGAGGTGACGGATCTTGCCCGCAGCCTGTTGCTCGAAGCCATCCGGCTGCGGGAGGCGCCGATCGGAAATCGCAAGGCGGAACTGGTCCTTTCCCTCCTCCTCGAAGAGATCTCGACGCTTGAAGAACGACCACTCGGGCTGCCCTTCCCGTCCGACCGGCGGCTGGCGGCACTCTGCCGCGCCTATCTTGCAAACCCGACGCCGAATGCCCGCCTGGATGACTGGGCCGAGAAGCTGGCAATGAGCCGCCGGACCTTCACCCGGCAATTTCGCAGGGAAACCGGCATCAGCTTCACCACCTGGCGGCAACAGGCGAGCGTTTTCGCCTGCCTACCCCAGCTCGCGGAAGGTCAGCCGGTCACCAACGTCGCGCTGGAAGCCGGCTATGAAAGCGCCGCCGCCTTCACCACCATGTTCCGGCGCATGCTCGGAACCTCGCCGCGCACTTATATGGTCAACCGCTGGTCATTCGACCGGGCGTGA
- a CDS encoding alpha/beta fold hydrolase has product MRQWEICYLRFVKQCQASDELGKLASPSLVIAGEEGRVVKPDISRRLYSQLNQASFLLLEDAGHFLSMTHADWFNRYLEQHLTGADLQHEYA; this is encoded by the coding sequence ATGCGACAGTGGGAGATCTGTTACCTCCGGTTTGTAAAACAATGCCAGGCATCGGATGAGCTCGGCAAGCTAGCGTCTCCATCGCTAGTGATTGCGGGTGAGGAGGGTCGCGTTGTTAAACCTGACATTTCCAGGCGCTTGTATTCACAACTGAACCAGGCCTCCTTCCTTCTCCTGGAGGATGCTGGGCATTTTCTCTCCATGACGCATGCCGATTGGTTCAATCGGTATCTGGAACAGCATCTGACCGGCGCGGATTTGCAACATGAATATGCATGA
- a CDS encoding helix-turn-helix domain-containing protein, translating into MAKPDDYSFVELDTKSKDGIFSAIPEEIGPRAQTVLGGFMKVSRPAGSMNFKTNAEFASIALAPMPEMEAAFASDKLRKFQVPVGMLVINPAGVDRTLKWPSLKRNAAIAFSPVAYTNLANAELEGGNWELHPPRFGHVDLYTLRMARTMIMEISSASINELYIDAFLTILGVYLIRNYSTAKLKATKAQNRRMSPQTSKRVLDYMNEHIAERLSIETLANICLMSPSHFIRAFSMTFGTPPYKYLVNIRLEEAERLLLGSTLPISDIALRTGFSSQSHLTNAMMRYKQTTPAKFRAEHS; encoded by the coding sequence ATGGCCAAGCCAGATGACTATAGTTTTGTTGAACTGGATACGAAGAGCAAGGACGGCATATTTTCGGCCATTCCCGAAGAAATCGGCCCCCGGGCTCAGACAGTCCTCGGCGGATTTATGAAGGTCTCGCGACCGGCCGGATCGATGAATTTCAAGACCAATGCGGAATTTGCCTCGATCGCTCTTGCCCCCATGCCCGAAATGGAAGCAGCCTTTGCCAGCGACAAGCTTCGCAAATTCCAAGTGCCCGTGGGTATGCTTGTCATCAATCCGGCCGGCGTCGACAGAACCCTCAAATGGCCGAGCTTGAAACGGAATGCCGCCATTGCCTTCAGCCCGGTCGCCTATACAAATCTGGCGAATGCCGAGCTTGAAGGGGGCAACTGGGAACTGCATCCACCTCGCTTCGGCCATGTCGATCTTTATACGCTTCGGATGGCCCGGACCATGATCATGGAGATATCAAGCGCATCGATCAACGAACTCTATATCGACGCGTTTCTGACGATCCTCGGCGTTTATCTCATCCGGAATTATTCGACGGCGAAGTTGAAGGCAACAAAGGCACAAAATCGGCGCATGTCTCCGCAGACATCCAAGAGAGTGCTGGACTACATGAACGAACACATAGCCGAGAGACTGTCGATCGAAACGCTCGCCAATATCTGTCTGATGTCGCCCAGTCATTTTATCCGGGCATTTTCGATGACGTTTGGCACGCCACCCTACAAGTACCTTGTGAACATCCGTCTGGAGGAGGCCGAACGATTGCTTCTGGGTTCGACACTGCCAATCTCGGACATAGCCTTACGGACAGGCTTCTCAAGCCAAAGCCACCTGACGAATGCCATGATGCGCTACAAGCAGACAACCCCCGCCAAATTCAGGGCCGAACACAGCTAG
- a CDS encoding LuxR family transcriptional regulator — MSEYNTIYAEVVQPFLLQLELCTDISSLEDLFSKTLSHLGFPLFAYNIHRMSASFIMNESTVDPQNFIISNFPNKWLTHYFHQKYKEIDPTLKWVGTGQGIAQWSDLLTSDDIDKNQKRLLQEAYDAGLANGFTLPIMTELGEAVAISVVPEPGNNERILAALPIVQVLAQGYHRKAKGILLGHSLKVGSARRKSFLSPREIDVLHWMARGKTAWEIAEILSISQKSVDFYTDMAKTKLQAMNRTHAVVKAIMLGLVTLD, encoded by the coding sequence ATGTCAGAGTACAATACGATCTACGCCGAAGTGGTCCAACCGTTTCTTCTTCAACTTGAGTTGTGTACCGACATAAGCTCTCTCGAAGATCTCTTCTCTAAGACGCTGTCTCACCTCGGGTTTCCGTTGTTTGCCTATAATATTCACAGGATGAGCGCTTCGTTCATCATGAATGAATCCACGGTGGACCCACAAAATTTTATCATTTCAAATTTTCCGAACAAATGGCTGACCCACTACTTTCACCAGAAGTACAAGGAAATCGATCCGACCTTGAAATGGGTAGGTACCGGCCAAGGGATCGCACAGTGGAGCGATCTGCTCACATCGGATGATATCGACAAAAACCAGAAGCGGCTGCTGCAAGAGGCTTATGACGCAGGTCTTGCCAACGGCTTCACGTTGCCGATAATGACGGAATTGGGCGAAGCGGTTGCCATCAGCGTCGTTCCGGAGCCCGGTAACAATGAGCGTATCCTTGCCGCTCTGCCTATCGTACAGGTCCTGGCCCAAGGCTACCATCGAAAAGCCAAAGGCATATTGCTGGGTCATTCTCTTAAAGTCGGTTCGGCGCGGCGTAAATCTTTCCTATCGCCACGCGAAATCGACGTACTGCACTGGATGGCCAGGGGGAAGACCGCGTGGGAAATCGCTGAAATTCTCAGCATCTCCCAGAAAAGCGTCGATTTTTACACCGACATGGCAAAGACGAAACTCCAAGCGATGAATAGAACCCATGCCGTCGTAAAGGCCATTATGCTGGGGCTCGTGACGCTAGATTGA
- a CDS encoding acyl-homoserine-lactone synthase yields MMNLIDSSNRAMHVETLRSFAELRYEVFVRRLGWALPAARDGLEEDEYDTSRAVYVTISNSAGHVVAGARLLKTSDASLLNEIFPHLVKDGDLPRSDRIYEITRFAIDHRRERLEGCMDLRNRLLWGIQAAAKHLELDKMVSVTYTHLEPMLRKAGYRFRRLGDIDCIDGIPTVALEHEVSPDILGACRSVLLNGRGRHKAAPPSPLSSQSDQPAASVAQPALV; encoded by the coding sequence ATGATGAATTTGATCGATTCTTCCAATCGGGCCATGCATGTAGAAACACTCCGATCATTCGCCGAGCTGCGATACGAGGTTTTTGTCCGACGTCTTGGCTGGGCTCTGCCTGCCGCCCGTGACGGGCTGGAGGAAGATGAGTATGATACTTCGCGGGCGGTCTATGTGACGATTAGCAATAGCGCCGGGCATGTGGTCGCCGGAGCCCGGCTGCTCAAGACCTCCGATGCGAGCCTTCTGAACGAGATTTTTCCTCACCTGGTGAAGGACGGCGACCTGCCGCGATCGGATCGGATTTACGAGATCACACGTTTCGCCATCGATCATCGCAGGGAGCGCCTGGAGGGATGCATGGATTTGCGGAACCGATTGCTCTGGGGCATTCAAGCTGCGGCTAAGCACCTTGAATTGGATAAGATGGTCTCTGTCACCTATACCCATCTTGAGCCGATGCTCCGCAAAGCGGGTTACCGCTTCCGCAGGCTTGGAGATATCGACTGTATCGACGGCATTCCGACGGTTGCGCTGGAACACGAAGTCTCGCCCGACATCCTGGGCGCTTGCCGGTCTGTTTTGCTCAACGGTAGGGGCCGCCACAAAGCCGCACCGCCATCTCCGCTGTCAAGCCAGAGCGATCAGCCGGCCGCCAGCGTCGCTCAACCGGCCCTAGTCTAA
- a CDS encoding class I SAM-dependent methyltransferase, with protein MTSNHRPHAEAGLRVFEVDRASTQQWKRQCLEVAAIAPPDAVRFVPVDFEHDSLSKKLVEAGFSIDQHSCFCWMSVTVHLTPQAVFDTLSFVASQPAGSSITFDYRVPGSQLGPMDRFAVDLIEQEIAALGEPWLSAGAAATTPGAWLQPGRGSRTGSDQLTLSLTPQGRPSKLIDLPARLRARLKTRQRRSPLLFGISSKTQ; from the coding sequence TTGACTTCAAATCATAGGCCGCATGCGGAAGCCGGTCTGCGCGTATTCGAGGTCGATCGTGCCTCCACCCAGCAATGGAAGCGACAGTGTCTGGAGGTCGCCGCAATCGCACCGCCCGATGCTGTACGCTTCGTGCCCGTCGATTTCGAGCATGATTCGCTCTCGAAAAAGCTGGTCGAGGCGGGATTTAGCATCGACCAGCATTCATGCTTTTGCTGGATGAGCGTGACCGTCCACCTGACACCTCAGGCTGTGTTCGACACCCTGTCCTTCGTAGCATCGCAACCTGCCGGGAGCAGCATCACGTTCGACTATCGCGTGCCGGGGTCGCAGCTCGGCCCAATGGATCGTTTTGCCGTCGATCTTATCGAGCAGGAGATTGCAGCCTTGGGGGAGCCGTGGCTATCGGCCGGAGCTGCAGCGACAACTCCAGGAGCTTGGCTTCAGCCAGGTCGAGGCTCCAGGACCGGAAGCGATCAACTTACGTTATCTCTCACGCCGCAAGGACGGCCTTCAAAGCTGATCGACCTTCCGGCTCGTCTGCGCGCGCGTCTGAAAACGCGACAACGTCGTTCACCTCTCCTGTTCGGCATATCATCGAAAACACAATGA
- a CDS encoding nucleotidyltransferase domain-containing protein — protein MSEALKRVEDVLARRFAGCAFAFAAGSIMRGEGKSTSDVDLVVVFDRLDVAWRESFMDDHLPFEAFVHDPETLSWFFENDMALGYPIIIHMVASGHILGGDVEQAKACQMHARKLLDQGAPALSAAKLDALRYQITDTLDDLRDERGIEDMRAITAQLYQPLADLMLLTRGRWSGKGKWIPRLLKAFDEELFGGFDRSFALAMAGDVKRLIEFADAELARTGGPYFHGDRREASQAARRSRQW, from the coding sequence ATGTCCGAAGCTTTGAAGAGGGTAGAGGATGTCCTCGCCAGGCGTTTTGCCGGTTGCGCATTTGCATTTGCTGCCGGGTCGATCATGCGCGGCGAGGGGAAGAGCACATCCGATGTCGATCTTGTGGTCGTCTTCGACAGGCTTGATGTGGCCTGGCGCGAATCCTTCATGGACGATCATCTGCCTTTTGAGGCCTTTGTCCACGACCCGGAAACGCTGAGCTGGTTCTTTGAAAACGACATGGCTCTCGGCTATCCGATCATCATCCATATGGTGGCTTCGGGCCATATATTGGGTGGGGATGTGGAGCAGGCCAAAGCCTGTCAGATGCATGCCCGAAAGCTGCTCGACCAGGGCGCGCCAGCGCTCTCTGCTGCCAAGCTAGACGCGCTGCGATATCAGATCACAGATACGCTCGACGATCTGAGGGACGAGCGAGGTATCGAGGACATGCGGGCGATCACGGCGCAGCTATACCAGCCGCTCGCCGATCTGATGTTGCTGACTCGCGGCCGATGGTCGGGCAAGGGGAAATGGATTCCGCGGCTTCTGAAAGCATTCGACGAAGAGTTGTTCGGCGGCTTCGATCGAAGCTTCGCGCTTGCTATGGCGGGAGACGTGAAACGACTGATCGAGTTTGCCGATGCGGAACTTGCACGAACGGGCGGACCTTATTTTCACGGGGATCGTCGCGAGGCATCGCAAGCCGCTCGCCGAAGTCGCCAATGGTAA
- the ahpC gene encoding alkyl hydroperoxide reductase subunit C, which translates to MSVLNTVVKPFKAQAFKQGKFIEVTEADIAGKWAVFFFYPADFTFVCPTELGDVADNYAELQRLGVEVYSVSTDTHFTHKAWHDSSETIGKIQYAMIGDPTGTVTRNFDVMREAEGLADRGTFVIDPDGVVQAVEITAEGIGRNAADLLRRIKAAQYVRAHPGEVCPAKWEEGDKTLAPSLHLVGKI; encoded by the coding sequence ATGTCCGTTCTCAATACCGTCGTTAAGCCGTTCAAAGCCCAGGCCTTCAAGCAGGGCAAGTTCATCGAGGTCACCGAAGCTGACATCGCCGGCAAATGGGCGGTCTTCTTTTTCTACCCGGCTGATTTCACCTTCGTTTGCCCGACCGAACTGGGCGACGTCGCGGACAATTATGCCGAGCTGCAGCGCCTTGGCGTCGAGGTCTATTCGGTTTCGACCGACACGCATTTCACCCACAAGGCCTGGCACGATAGCTCCGAAACCATCGGCAAGATCCAGTATGCGATGATCGGCGACCCCACAGGCACCGTTACCCGCAATTTCGACGTCATGCGCGAAGCTGAAGGCCTTGCCGATCGCGGCACCTTCGTCATTGATCCCGACGGCGTCGTCCAGGCCGTGGAAATCACCGCCGAAGGCATCGGCCGTAATGCCGCCGACCTGCTGCGCCGGATCAAGGCTGCCCAATATGTCCGCGCCCATCCAGGTGAAGTTTGCCCGGCAAAGTGGGAAGAAGGCGACAAGACCCTGGCTCCTTCGCTGCATCTGGTCGGCAAGATCTGA